The Tursiops truncatus isolate mTurTru1 chromosome 16, mTurTru1.mat.Y, whole genome shotgun sequence genome contains the following window.
gcaatctacagattcaatgcaatccctgtcaaattaccaatggcattttttacagaactagaacaaaaaatcttaaaatttgtatggagacactaaagatcccgaatagccaaagcagtcttgagagaaagaaacggagctggaggaatcagactccctgacttcagactatactacaaagctacagtaatcaagacaatattttactggcacaaaaacagaaatatagatcaagggaacaggatagaaagcccagagataagcccacacacctatggtcaactaatctatgacaaagtaggcaaggatatacaacggagaaaagacagcctcttcaataagtggtgctgggaaaactggacagctacatgtaaaacaatgaaattagaacactccctaacaccatacacaaaaataaactcaaaatggattagagacctaaatgtaagactggacactgtaaaactcttagaggaaaacataggcagaacactctttgatataaatcacagcaagatctgttttgatccacctcctagagtaatggaaataaaaataaaaataaacaaatgggacctaatgaaacttaaaggcttttgcaaagcaaaggaaactacaaacaagacgaaaagacaaccctcagaatgggagaaaatacttgcaaatgaatcaatggacaaaggattaatctccaaaatatataaacacctcatgcagctcaatattaaaaaaacaaaaaacccaatccaaaaatgggcagaaggcctaaatagacatttctccaaagacatacagatggccaagaagcacatgaaaagctacccaacatcactaattattagagaaatgcaaatcaaaactacaatgagatatcacctcacaccagttagaatgggcatcatcagaaaatctacaaaccacaaatgctggagagggtgtggagaaaagggaaccctcttgcactgttggtgggaacgtaaattgatacagccactatggagaacagtatggaggtcccttaaaaaactaaagatagaattaccatatgacccagcaatcccacgactgggcatatacccagagaaaactataattcaaaaagacacatgcaccccagtgttcattgcagcactatttacaatagccaggtcatggaagcaacctaaatgcccatcgacagacgaatggataagatgatgtggtacatacatacaatggaatattactcagccataaaaaggaacgaaattgggtcatttgtagagatgtggatgaatctagagactgtcatacagagtgaagtaagtcagaaagagaaaaacaaatatcgtatattaacgcatatacgtgtaacctaaaaaaatggtacagatgaaccagtttgcagggcagaaattgagacacagatgtagagaacaaatgtatgtacaccaaggggggaaagcggcgggggtgggggtgggggtgggggtgtgtgatgaattgggagattgggagtgacaagtatacactgatgtgtataaaattgatgactaataagaacctgctgtataaaaaaaattaattaaattaaaaaaaaaagatctagtgGATAGTTTGCTAAAGTCTTCACAGGGCATTCCCATCCCAGGAGTGACTGCCTGCAGAGAGTAGGAGGTTGAGTCAGGGCTCTTATACAAACAGGCACACCTGTTCTATTGAGACTCTATGCTGGCTTTTCCAGGTAAATGAAAGTCCACACTGAGGGAACCTCCAGCATTTTTAGTGCTGTTGTTGTTGAATTGCTAATGAAGTCCAAGACCAGTAAATCTCTTGTGATGTACTGATCTACTTTTTTTCTGGCAGTGATAAAAATGGAACACATTAAAGTTCCCCTCTTTGCCTTGGCTGCCAGGAAACTCAGAACCAAGTCTGCTCTCAGTTAAAAGATATTGCCTCCACCATTACCATGTAGTTGTTGTCCCTTCACTCTTATTTTAATGCTTTGGGGATTTTGCAGGGTTTCTGTCTTCTGAAATATTAAGCAGCTTTGAAGTCTTTTGGAAACGGGTAAGGCAATGTACGTGTAAGGATGTTTCCAAATTTTACCACTAGATGGCAgcataattcaataaaaatatattggcttcagtcccacccccacccccacccccacctccaccccgaaCCAATTCTGCTAGTTAAATaagtgtgtgactttgggcaagtgacttttaacaccctgagtctcagttttatcACATGAGAAAGGAAGGGCTGTTGTGAAAATGAACTGAGATGAAATATACCTTGGGAAGCGGTAATGGCCTTGTGATTAAATTGCATGGACCCTGAACCAGATGGCCTCGTTTCCAATTCTACTGTGTCACTTAATAGCTGTGAAATTTTAGGCAgcttatttaacttctctgagccttaccTTCCTCTCTGTAAAACGGAGATACTGCTGCCTGCTTCGTAGGATTGTTGCTAGAATTAAAAGAgtagcacagggcttccctggtggagcagtggctgagagtccgcctgccgatgcaggggacgcgggttcgtgccccggtccgggaggattccacgtgccgcggagcggctggggcccgtgagccatggccgctgagcctgcgcgtccggagcctgtactccgcagcgggagaggacaacagtgagaggcccgcgttccgcagaaaaaaagaaaaaaaaaaaagggtagcaCAGAGTGCTTAGAATGATGACTGGCACGCATAGGACACCAAGGGTTATTAGCTATCATGACTGTAATGGACACATACAGTACATATCAGAGTACTTGTCACAGCGCTTCTTTATAAACTAAGGTTTGTGTTACTATGCCTGTTAGTATCTAAGATGTTTGAAATGGGACCTCCATTTGGCCCACAGGCTCTTCCGTGTGTGAGGCTGTAGGATTGACTGCTGGCCCTGCTTCTGTAACACGACACTTCTATAACCCTATTAACAGGACACTGTGAATTAAAACTGCTACCTCAGTGGCTGGGCCCCTGGAAGCAAGACATCTATGGGCTGAAGTCAGCAAGGGAAGGCGGCTTAAGATAGCTGAGAAACCTCAAAACTAAATCTTGACCAAATCACCTATGGAAGAGAATGCAGAATACTTAAGACTATCCAGTACAGCTAAGAAAGGCGTTCTTGAGTAAAATCAGATTATAAAAGGCCAGGTTTTCAAAGGGAAATAAAGAACTGTAACCAAGAAAGGTAACACAGAAGCAAAGATGAGAATAGTGCAAGGGAATTAAAGCCCAGAATGAAATGAAAGGAGTGGAGTTTTACTGTTATCCCAACAAGATGATGAACTGGATGAGAGGGTATTAAAAACCACCTGTGGGTTCTTCAGCTCCAGGAGGCAGAGACCACGCAGCCTTCCTCTCTGCCCACCCAGCAGCCAGTACAGTGATGGCATACGTAAGATACCCAGCAAAATTACTTAAACCCGATCATCACAAGAAGTTAGAACTTCTACTTGTTTTCTCTGTTGGGGAAGAAAAAGATTTTCAGGATggaaaatgtggggaaaaaacatAATGGGAAACAAATGACTGCACTTGATGAAagactaaaaaggaaaaattttgagttaatttaagAGAATACTTGCTAACAACTCAGAGGGCCTTAAAACTGATATAGGTATCTTAAGACATGGTAAATGCCATTATCACATTTATTGCTAATAAAATTTCATTCACTCTTTTCCTGGCATTTATGGAACCATTTTCGGTAATAATGTGATACATCACTGAAGCAACTTCAAATATCCTATTATATAAAGTCTATCACATATAgttaaactggaaaataaaataaattataaattcccTATTCCTTTTACTCAATCAGGGCTGGAAGTGTGGTGTGTATGCTGAAGGGAGTGTGTGAAATGATacagagtttgaaaaaaaatcaacgaAATGAATATTTTAGATCTTTGTGGAAAAGAAGTTATGAGAGAAAGTACACTGTGGACGTCAGTGTTGAGAAGGACAAGGAAACTTTTATAAttatgaactttatttttatttactatgcCAACATTTTCAGGAAAGAGACTTTACATCCagtttttataattcattttacaAGCAAATTCTAATATACAGTATTTACTctgaactgtttttttaaatcGGTGGGAAAAACAATACTGCAGACATTAAAGATCGTGGTGTTTCTGATTTTAGTCAGCAGTGACTTAAGAGATTTTAAATTCTTAGGGTCAGTATTATTTTGTTACGGCAATGCTTTACCAAGGAGAAAGTGGGTAGCTTTCCCCCAACAAAGTTAAAACATATGATGTATCTTTAACAGCATAGTTGTAGATTGGTGCTCACCATCATAATCATTTACCCAAACATACTCTTTCAAATTGCTGCAGCAGAAAAATTGAAGGGAGGtgtggaaagaaaattttaaaatataattcaggcATCAGAATTAAGAAAAACAGCAAGGCCATCATCCCCAAGGAAAAACATCAGGTATCTGTATTACAGCTATAATTAATGTTCAAATGTGTGCATAAGCATGCAAACATAACCACCCCAACTAATTCATAAACACGAAAACTATTATGTAAGATTGACAGTAAACTGAAACTATGCTGCAGTCTTACTGCTCTTCACTGCAAGCCTATTTGATGATTCCAAATTGCATCCTCAGTGCCCTAGAGGCCAGGAAACCATCATGACAACTCTGCTCAGAAATGAAGAGTGCATCTCTGTGTCTGTTACACCATCCATGCTACAGGAAGATTTAGAAGTGACAGCTCTACGGGGACCATGTTCTCTCTGATGCATCTGAGTAAAATACTTAAGGGGACAATGAAACATTCAAAGAACTTAGTGCTTTAATGGAAAAAGTGACATGCTTAGAATACAACTGTGAAAGGCTGTACTTCGAACAGCAACAATTATAGAGAAATTCATTTCAACAAAGAAAGCCACACCCAATAGGAGGCATTTCGATATTTCAGGCACAACTCCAAGCAATTAAGCTCATTTAAAGTGCAAatctgatattttctttcatattcagATTTTTACTTGTTAAAATACTTAGTAAAGTTCCCTAACATCTATATAAATACGATGAACAGTAGTCTATAGGCCTGAAAATATTGCACAAATTAAAATGAGActccaaaagaaaaatgctaGAGGGTCTCAGTTATTAGAAACATTCTAAATGATATTACTATACAATCCTTTAATGCCTTAAAATCATCTGCACCTGTACTGATTAACTCCTTAGCCAAGCTGTCTTTAAGGAATTTTATATGCACCCCATTAACAGCCAAATGTATAATTCTACATACTCTATTTCCTCTTTCACCAATGTGAAACTTAACCAATGCCCATAAGACTTCTTCCTCGGGATTTAGAATTCATACACTGCCACCATCTTCACCGAAATCACAAGAACAAGGAAAAGAGTGATCTGAGTTCCTGTGCAGGGGGATTTGGCACAGAGTTGACTTACAGAAGCACTAAAGAGAGATCGAGCCAAATGTGAGTGAGCTCTGATTATTCAGGTGAGCTACAGCCTCACCTCATTTCTGACTTAACATTTACTAAGGAGCAGACTAGCATAATATTCttgcagtttttaaagaaaactgcaggcaAATACTTTGTTGTTTCATGCAAGCATCCTagattttttctcttaaatttaatAGTATGCTTCATAATTATATTAATGAGCCTTCTGCCAAGACTCAGGCTCAACAAAGGTACAGAGAAATTGAACTGATGGATTAATATTTCTGCAAATTCATCAGGGATaaaaaacagagcaggaaaaGGATTAGAATAAACATATTGCAGGAgtcaacatttttaataaagacaTTTCCCTCAGACTAGgggattaaaaataaagtaaaaatttaaaaattttcccctaAAGATAAAGGCCTACTTGTTAATAATGTTTCACAAGAgtttatataatttctaaataaaCCAAGACCTACTAATCGGTATGTTTTACTTTAGGGAAACACCCCATTTGCAATATCTGAGatcagttttctttctccttcaaaataaaaaccacatgtaCCCACTTACAGCTTCAGCTATTACTGCTTGTCCCTATGAAGAAAAAAGAGCCTTCCTGATATGTCTGATCGCTTAGCATAGTAACAGTATCTAGACTATGGGAAAAACTTTCTCAACTTTAGTGCTTCTCTGGCAGAAGTGCTGTCAGATGAGAGTATGATACTAGATTTGTGTTGCTCACCTCTTACCAAATCCAAGAATCGCTGATATCTGGTGAATGGCAAATTCATTCGAATGGTTCCTTATAGGTAAGGGAAGACTGCATCAAATGGTAGTAAACACCTCTTTTCAAATTTCCGCTAGAGTACTTGCTGTGTTGTTCCTCTAAAATGGGACGATGTACATTTTTCTAAAGGGATCCCTAGGAATTTGAGTGACTGATTTTTTGGCCATAAACCCTTTTGATAAATTTTTGGTCAGCTGATCACAACAAAGATTGACGTTGTAAATACTATCTGTGTGAAAGACATTAATTCTAACAAAAGCAGCAACAGTTGAACAGCCTAGAGATGCCATGATTTGGGAGAACAGGAGGGCAAATTTACTGAACCACCTGACAAGCGGCCTGCAGCATAATTAGGTTAATGCATATGGTCCCTTGGCAGTTCCACAGCTACCTTCTtagcacattaaaataaataaacatattgccattgaaatatcttttaataccttttaataaaacataatttcccctttctaattttatttttcttcccaaatctACTTTCAAGAAATTGTCATTCAAACATACACCAACATAAAAGGGAAACCTGGAAAACTCAAAAAAACACAGCTATGAATTCCGGTTTTCTCAAGATAGTCTtacttaaatttataattatattcaaaatactttaaCTTGCTTTGCtatagaaaatagttttaaatccCTATATACGGGATATTTATATCCCATCAAAGTTCTGTGCAAACATTTCAAGTCCATTATTCCAGTCTTCGGATATTAGCAGAAagtcaataaatataaacattgcAATAAagacttaatttaaaatatatactgtgGAACCTCAAAACAGCTATCATGGATCCATAAGTCGATAGGGTTCAAAATGGAATTACCAGCAAAACTCTAGCACCAACATATGTTACAAATGAATACATCTTTACGTCAGGTTTCAAGATGTATCCTCACTCGAGCTTTCCAAaatttattcagtaataaaaacaaacacaaatggtgtgtgtgtgtgtgtgtaaaacaagaTGTTAAAGCAACATATAATTGgtttatatacataatatgaaACATTTTTAGCCAGGGGAATTTGTCTGGTAAATAAATATTGAGActatagcaaagaaaaataaaacttacataaACTTCCCAATAAAAGCCTGATCTCCTGTATTCATCACAGAGCTTTTGCATAGaccttttaaatatacaaatcaCTGGCCAGAACTCTACGTACAGACTACCATCTTCCATTATCACCAAATCTTTAGTTATAATAGTAACCATATTCACAGGAGGGATGAGTGAAAAAGGGTGAGGCTGTGACAACCACAATTAATACAGACCTTAAAAGGACTAAATCAGCAAAGCACATTTGTTGCTTGCTAAGTGGAATATTATGAATTTTCTGATGTGCAGAGGGATGGAAAACATGATTAGAGCCTTCTGTAGACCTCTGAATGGGTAAGCAAACTTTTGTGTTTACCTGAGACAAATATGCTCAAATACTATGTACTTCAACCAGGATATAAAATGGAAGAGCCAAACTAGTAGAAGcttccacattttaatttttagatttgcAAGCTTTCAATGGAACCTCCATCACAGTAGCAAACTGCACATAAAGCTATTAcagactgttttttaaaaaaacaaattggcAGGTGATGGCTATGCTTAATGTATCTTTGGTTTAGGAAGACGAGAATATTGATTAGAGGCCAAACAATCCCCAGAATTCAAATTGTCATTAGGATTCtgcatgatttcttttcttcttgttagtGGCCTTGGGATGCTTGTCTTGGCCTGGAAGTTTTGGGGCTCTAGTCGGGGGctgcttatttgtttttgtttgaaagAGCCAGCAGGGGGGCGGAGCTTAGATGCTTTTGGATTTGGATTATTTGCAAGATTTGTTTGACTAGATGTTGGCTGGAGTTTTGCAGAATTACATGGTGTGATTATTGGTGACTTCTTACAAGTGGGATTCCCACTTGGACACGTTTCAGGAACTGGAGGAGGTACCACAGAATTCAAGATGGATGGCTTAAAAAGCTTCGAGGACTTGGGCTGAGATGTGTAGCCCTCTGGTGAAGACTGATTTCTTCCAGCTCTCTTAGCCTGGTCTACTATACTTGACTGGGGAAGTGTCTGAAGAGAAGTGGTTACAAATTGCATGTCACTAATTTGATTATTTGCCAAATGATAAGGCTCTTGAGCATTTATGGTCATGTTCAAGTCTGCTTCAGAAGGTGTACTCTTCACCACATCCTTAGTGAATTGTGGGCTTGATGAAAAAGGCCGGTCTCCCAGACCACTGCTGCTTTCTTGTTGCAAGCCGTGTGTAAAGCTTTCATCCAGAGGTGCAACAGCCTGATGTATGCCCTGGATTATGCACTCACTGTGGGCCTCGGTATGTTGTGGCTTTGCTAGTTTTCCCTGGGCGTGGTCTGTGGGTCTGGGAAGGCTGCTGGAAGGCTGTAGTACTTGAGGCTATTAGAATTAAAAACAACATTAGCAacaattcattttagaaataacaCCCAGAATTAATATAAGTTCCAATTAGGCTGTGTTGGTACTTATTATGTTTTAATATGAGAAGCATGTGGGGGTTTttcaattaaaacataaattgcAATATTCAAGTAATTCATGAGACACATACAAGAGTGATGATGCAAACAAAAAATGGTACAGGCAGTAAACACTAAACAAGATCCAAAAtcaaacaggagaaaagaaaaatattaaagtactGATTTACTGTAAAAAATGATTCCTACCTTAATTGattcattaattatttaaaactttatctATAAGACAGCTTGACAGAATGATAGCAACTATGACCTTCAGATCTTATTACCCATTTTAAAGGCTTATTTTTTAAGGGAAGATCTATACCACTTCAATACACTTCATCAGAGGAAGCATTAACTTCAAAGTGTCAGGTGCTGTACCTCTATCGAGAATTAAAATTACCAGCAGATAAACAATTTAGAATGAAGATTATGTTCTCAGTTGATGTGAAAttctaattacttaaaaaaaaaataggtcaacATCTTTAGCTAATGTTAACCTACCTTTAATATTCTTACTGAAAAGtttcagaataaaatgttttcacaGCTTATTTGTTCTGTCTCACTGCCATTTGAGGGATCAACCAAGGTTCTCTTATGGCTGATATATGAAAAACAGATTTACCTTCCCCAAGAGCAAATGTccattaataaaactaaaaataaccaGCCTTTCGAATGATGTCTGAGATTAAAACGGATTTCAAGTTGCCTGTAACTTGAACTAAAGCTCAGAAGCCTACAAAAGTAAAGTTCTTACGGCTCACATGCCTTGCACACACTTCTCTGGAGCTTACTGTGTGATTATATTCTATACAAATCAGAGGAAACATACAACTTCCATTACTTTGGGGCATTCAGTAAAGAAATATGAATCTTAAAGTTATCTTTCAATGGCCCAAACAGTTAAAAGTTTATGGGGCAGAGCCTATTGGTCATATCATGATACAGGAATAGTTGCTCTAaatgtttaaacacacacacacacacacacacacacacacacacacacacacacacacacagtcatatATACGTTCTATTAAATAATGTGGGCTGAAAATGCCAAAAAATGTGGCAAAGGGCTTTGAAAcatgaatgtttttaaaagaccatattttactaataatttttttactaTGCTAATCCACAAACAAATCTACACAGTATCTCTAATTTCCCCAAAAGAAAGGGTGAATCTATTTATGTTGCATCACTTgtattttgctccttttttcaCCTCCTTGACCAGCACTGGACGATGGCTACCAGAGTCAGAAATCAGGGATTAGATTATGGAGGGGTTACAAGTTACAGAGAACAAAGGTCACCAATTCATGGAGGGATGTTTGGTCGTGATGGCATGGGGTCGACTTGctacttataataataataaacatcagGAAAATGACTACTCAAAGTTAATCCATGCAGAATATGTTACATTAAACTTTTatcttagaatatttaaaataaataagtcatctcagtttttgcttcaagATAAATGTCCTAGTTAAAGTCACTGGGCATTTTCACAATATATCACCATAGAGATGATTTAGAGGTACTAAAATCATCAAGGAATTTATTCAAGACTCTCCTTGGGATTCCCTAGAAAAAACTGGCCATGCCAAAGTGATATATTCTTTAGAAAGatcagtaaaaatataaagcaggGCCCTattaagcaaaccaaaatctacctaagggaaaaaaaaaaaagcaaccaaggAGGAGAAAAGTGCAACATTAAACGGTTAATTGAATGGGgatctgttttccctttttaccTCTTTTCACCTTTAAAAACAATAAGATAGTCTACTCTcgaattaaaaatcttaaaacaatttaagacctttgaaaatatcagtgacaatctaaataaatgattttattgtaATATGTCTATTGcccataaggaaaaaaatggtataaatatgCACTACCAGCTCAAAGCATACAGGTATAATTTTCTAAGTAAGATTAAACTGATTATTAAGACAATCAAGCCTCCAGAAAAGGGGCATTATGAACTGTAGATAAATTATCCATGCGCATTGTTCTGATTACTTATATTACCCAAATGACCACTGCTTACCAGAGAActaaatggaaatacaacagaGTGTCATGTCAGAAAGATGTTCTGCTTGTATTAAAGGCAATAAAGCTCAATAACAAATactaaagaactagaaaataatcaggtttttaaaaaataataaaattttgagtCTTTTAACTGAGAGGAATTAGACTAACCAATTATACAAAAAGTGTCCATACTatcatttaattacattaaataaatcagtggtttctaaatgctgaataatatagagtttatatttttattaaaagtttattttaaataaaaatttaatttccctATCCCAAAataaacatcttattttattacttatttgaaAACTAGTTTGTAAATCAATTCTGCTACTTGATCTTCTGTCTCTAGAAGAAGATCAAGAAATGACTATAGTGAGGACCAAGGAAAGGCTTACTCCTGATTTGTGGAAGACTGTAAAACTGGTTACCCACTAAAGACTGGGTTGTCATTAATTACCTGTTGACAAGTAGAACAACAAGTTGCCTCTTAACATCTAGCAAGCAAAAGCAAAGATGTGTTTGGACAGCTTGCTGCTTGCAGTACAATCCCCCAAATTCTAAACTCTCAGCTGTATATTAATAATTCATCTTGCCCACGTTTACTACTGCACTACCACAGGTGTTTTcagaatgcattttaaatataaaaagaaaaaccccatGTAATCAGGGATAATAAGATCAATAGGAAGGAATATcaaaaccat
Protein-coding sequences here:
- the CCSER2 gene encoding serine-rich coiled-coil domain-containing protein 2 isoform X6 — protein: MNRFDRSDRNVRQSQEGFWKRPPQRWSGQEHYHLSHPDHYHHYGKSDLSRGSPYRESPLGNFESYGGTPFFQAQKMFVDVPENTVILDEMTLRHMVQDCTAVKTQLLKLKRLLHQHDESGSLHDVQLSLSSSPEPEDGDQIYKNEDLLNEIKQLKDEIKKKDEKIQLLEHQLATRCNCHQKSKEEKRTYADKYTQTPWRRIPPQVLQPSSSLPRPTDHAQGKLAKPQHTEAHSECIIQGIHQAVAPLDESFTHGLQQESSSGLGDRPFSSSPQFTKDVVKSTPSEADLNMTINAQEPYHLANNQISDMQFVTTSLQTLPQSSIVDQAKRAGRNQSSPEGYTSQPKSSKLFKPSILNSVVPPPVPETCPSGNPTCKKSPIITPCNSAKLQPTSSQTNLANNPNPKASKLRPPAGSFKQKQISSPRLEPQNFQAKTSIPRPLTRRKEIMQNPNDNLNSGDCLASNQYSRLPKPKIH